The following proteins come from a genomic window of Salvia hispanica cultivar TCC Black 2014 chromosome 4, UniMelb_Shisp_WGS_1.0, whole genome shotgun sequence:
- the LOC125217505 gene encoding aspartic proteinase nepenthesin-1-like — protein MILPLFFKQRTRNKDLLYSRRHLEARMPLHDDLLLNGYYTIGTPPQQFSLIVATATSLTYVPCSTCQLCGNHQNPRFQPEASKTYKPLKCNTDCTCDSDTQQCTYERQYAEMSTTSGVLGVDKFSFGNQSDLQPQRATFGCENWETGGLYTQHADGIMGLGRGDLSIMDQLVKKGVISDSFSLCYGGMDVGGGSMVLGRISSPKEMVFTRSDPVRSPYYNIELNEIRVAGKKLPLNPKVFDGKYGTVLDSGTTYAYLPQAAFEAFEAAIFEETQSLTRIQGPDPNYNDICFAGAGSDPAKDFPSAEMVFGNGQKLLLAPENYLFRHTKVHGAYCLGIFSNGKESTTLLGAIIFQNTLVTYDREHEKVGFWKTNCSELWERLESLPASSSPLPSDADKVNSTTKIAPTGPPQPQAPGEVKIGLIKFSMLLNINYTELKPHISELIQFIAKDLDVEPSQVQLTNYTSGVNGTLLRWAILPAHSDDYISNATAMKIVSRLSGNQMHLPDSFGGYKLSEWSMEPRPPPERTWWQQHHLALVIAFVAVVVIGLPASNVLT, from the exons ATGATCTTGCCCTTGTTTTTCAAGCAGCGCACCAGAAATAAGGACTTGTTATATTCCCGCCGCCATCTCGAAGCTCGCATGCCTCTTCATGACGATCTCCTCCTCAACGG GTATTACACGATCGGAACGCCGCCGCAGCAGTTCTCTCTCATAGTTGCCACTGCCACTTCTCTTACTTATGTTCCTTGCTCCACTTGCCAACTCTGTGGAAACCATCAg AATCCAAGGTTCCAACCGGAAGCGTCAAAAACCTATAAACCTCTCAAGTGCAACACTGATTGCACCTGTGATAGTGATACACAACAATGCACTTATGAAAGGCAATATGCTGAAATGAGCACTACCAGTGGGGTCTTGGGAGTagacaaattttcatttgGCAATCAAAGTGATCTGCAACCGCAGCGTGCTACTTTTGGATGTGAGAATTGGGAAACAGGCGGTCTTTACACCCAACATGCTGATGGAATCATGGGTTTAGGACGTGGAGATCTTAGTATCATGGATCAGCTTGTCAAGAAAGGTGTAATCAGTGATTCGTTTTCCTTGTGCTATGGTGGAATGGATGTCGGTGGTGGTTCAATGGTTCTTGGACGGATTTCCTCCCCTAAGGAGATGGTTTTTACACGTTCAGACCCTGTTCGCAG TCCATACTACAATATCGAGCTGAATGAGATTCGTGTTGCTGGGAAAAAGCTGCCCCTAAATCCCAAGGTTTTTGATGGCAAATACGGAACTGTTCTGGATAGTGGCACAACCTATGCTTATCTTCCACAAGCAGCATTCGAGGCCTTTGAAGCAGCT ATTTTCGAAGAAACCCAATCCCTCACAAGGATACAAGGTCCTGACCCTAACTATAATGATATCTGTTTCGCAGGTGCTGGAAG TGATCCTGCAAAAGATTTTCCGTCTGCTGAAATGGTATTTGGCAATGGACAGAAGCTGTTGTTGGCCCCCGAAAATTATCTGTTTAGA CACACAAAGGTGCATGGTGCGTACTGTCTTGGGATCTTCTCGAATGGAAAGGAGTCAACCACTCTGTTGGGAG ctataattttccaaaatacaCTCGTAACATATGACCGAGAACATGAAAAGGTTGGTTTCTGGAAAACCAATTGCTCTGAGCTATGGGAGAGACTTGAGTCATTGCCTGCCTCGTCGTCACCTCTTCCTTCAGATGCAGATAAGGTGAATTCAACCACTAAGATTGCGCCAACAGGACCCCCTCAACCCCAAGCTCCAG GGGAAGTTAAAATTGGCCTGATAAAATTCTCTATGCTGTTGAACATCAACTACACGGAGTTGAAGCCTCACATCTCAGAACTCATTCAGTTCATTGCAAAGGATTTAGATGTTGAGCCTTCTCAG GTTCAATTGACGAACTACACTTCTGGGGTGAATGGGACACTATTAAGATGGGCTATTTTACCAGCACATTCTGATGATTATATCTCTAATGCTACCGCTATG AAAATTGTATCCAGGTTGAGTGGAAATCAGATGCATCTCCCTGATAGTTTCGGAGGCTACAAATTGTCTGAATGGAGCATGGAGCCGCGGCCGCCACCTGAGAG GACATGGTGGCAACAACATCACTTGGCTTTAGTCATAGCATTTGTTGCAGTGGTGGTAATTGGATTGCCGGCCTCCAACGTGCTAACTTAA